One region of Mucilaginibacter gotjawali genomic DNA includes:
- a CDS encoding fibrobacter succinogenes major paralogous domain-containing protein: MSAKYTSRQIRTCFLFLLGCCAILQGCKKNMPAPVQPPFNDYGKITVDGSDYRTVAIGSQTWTVDNYQGKGGFVYPIAGDPLGAWYPQYVALYDVVLPPLWRVPTVADFNQLTANVSKKADAAGNYTAGAEVATLVNKLHFLNTPTGYYYYQTAVAYRFDKNSAYYLTSDINFPGSNWYNNYAYKLNSTGAGIVLLDSAGMVTCTLLRFVKDN; this comes from the coding sequence ATGTCAGCAAAATATACCTCTCGCCAAATCCGTACCTGTTTCCTGTTTTTGCTTGGCTGTTGCGCAATACTGCAGGGCTGTAAAAAAAACATGCCGGCGCCGGTGCAGCCACCTTTTAACGATTACGGTAAAATTACCGTTGACGGATCGGACTACAGAACGGTAGCAATAGGCAGCCAAACCTGGACGGTGGACAATTACCAGGGCAAGGGCGGGTTTGTATATCCAATAGCCGGCGACCCCCTGGGGGCCTGGTACCCGCAGTACGTAGCGCTTTACGACGTAGTATTGCCGCCGTTATGGCGTGTGCCCACCGTGGCCGATTTTAATCAGCTAACAGCCAATGTTTCGAAAAAGGCGGATGCCGCCGGCAATTATACCGCCGGCGCCGAAGTAGCAACCCTGGTAAACAAGCTACACTTTTTAAACACCCCCACCGGGTATTATTATTACCAAACGGCTGTTGCTTATCGGTTTGATAAAAACAGCGCGTATTACCTTACTTCGGATATAAATTTCCCAGGGTCCAACTGGTATAACAATTATGCTTACAAGTTAAACAGCACGGGTGCGGGCATCGTTCTGTTGGACAGCGCGGGCATGGTTACCTGTACTTTGTTACGATTTGTGAAAGATAATTAA
- a CDS encoding PAS domain S-box protein produces MQITPGDELFQLAQTAPIGICILDAATLTCEIVNGQFLTIAGKPLDAIKGKHYWDAFAEVRVFYEAALAGVVSTGNVYSANEVEMTLIRHGREETMYVTFVYSPVKNSEGKVIKVAVWVLDNTLEVLARQKSAENALALQAVNERMADINEELNATNSELENTIEELAAINEELASTNDELTQTRDELQRSENLFRSIATNIPNSIVVVIDREHRYIIVEGDLMERLGYNRTDYEGKHPTELGQTERYLAVKHLYDRMMAGEKFSLERSGAGGETYMVHFVPLKNEYGGVDAGIIMAIDVTELKHAEEKSAKLAAIVQSSDDAIISKTLESVITSWNDSAQRIFGYKAEEIIGQTIYKLIPPDRQDEEPRILQRLKKGERVEHFETQRLTKDGRLLDVSLSISPLKDGQGNIIGLSKIVRDITERKLDEARKNDFIGMASHELKTPLTSLHAIIQVANAKLKNSDDKYLAHAMEKANMQVKRMTRMINGFLNISRLESGKLIVERQSFDMGQLIREILDETSLTVSTHTISLQSTAPAVVTADRDKISSVLSNLISNAVKYSPAGGTIAIDYQLAGQTLTVSVKDQGMGISPGDLDKIFERYYRVEAAEMRNISGFGIGLYLSAEIIKRHNGTIRAESSEGEGSVFSFTLPVD; encoded by the coding sequence ATGCAAATTACACCGGGGGACGAACTTTTTCAACTTGCGCAAACCGCACCCATCGGTATTTGTATATTGGATGCGGCCACCCTTACCTGTGAAATTGTTAACGGGCAGTTTTTAACCATAGCGGGCAAACCTTTGGATGCCATTAAAGGAAAACATTACTGGGACGCATTTGCCGAAGTGAGGGTCTTTTATGAAGCGGCATTGGCGGGCGTGGTTAGTACAGGCAATGTATATTCGGCCAACGAGGTGGAAATGACATTGATCCGCCATGGGCGCGAAGAAACCATGTACGTAACCTTTGTATATTCGCCGGTAAAAAACAGCGAAGGCAAAGTAATAAAGGTTGCCGTTTGGGTGCTTGACAATACCCTTGAAGTGCTGGCCCGGCAAAAATCTGCCGAAAACGCGCTGGCGCTGCAGGCCGTAAATGAACGCATGGCCGACATCAACGAAGAGCTTAATGCAACCAATAGCGAACTGGAAAACACCATTGAAGAACTGGCGGCCATTAACGAAGAACTGGCCAGCACCAATGACGAACTTACCCAAACCCGCGACGAACTGCAGCGCAGCGAGAACCTTTTCAGGTCCATTGCAACAAATATACCCAACTCCATAGTAGTAGTGATTGACAGGGAACACCGCTACATTATTGTGGAGGGCGACCTGATGGAACGCCTGGGCTATAACCGTACCGATTATGAAGGCAAACACCCTACCGAATTAGGGCAAACCGAACGCTACCTGGCCGTAAAACACTTGTACGACCGCATGATGGCCGGCGAAAAATTTTCGCTCGAGCGCAGCGGCGCCGGCGGCGAAACCTATATGGTGCATTTTGTACCGCTGAAAAATGAATACGGCGGCGTAGATGCGGGCATTATTATGGCCATTGATGTTACCGAACTCAAACATGCCGAAGAAAAATCGGCTAAGCTGGCAGCTATCGTGCAATCGTCTGATGATGCCATCATCAGCAAGACCCTCGAAAGCGTGATCACCAGCTGGAACGACTCCGCGCAACGCATCTTTGGCTATAAAGCCGAAGAGATCATCGGCCAAACCATTTACAAACTAATCCCGCCCGACCGGCAGGACGAGGAACCCCGCATCCTTCAACGCTTAAAAAAGGGCGAACGGGTGGAACATTTCGAAACCCAACGCCTCACCAAGGACGGGCGCCTGCTGGATGTTTCGCTCAGTATTTCGCCGCTTAAGGATGGACAGGGCAATATCATCGGCCTTTCAAAAATTGTGCGCGACATTACCGAACGCAAGCTTGACGAAGCCCGCAAAAACGACTTTATCGGTATGGCCAGCCACGAGCTGAAAACGCCCCTTACCTCGCTGCACGCCATTATACAGGTGGCCAACGCCAAATTAAAAAACAGCGACGACAAATACCTGGCCCACGCCATGGAGAAAGCCAACATGCAGGTAAAACGCATGACGCGCATGATCAACGGCTTCCTCAATATTTCAAGGCTCGAATCGGGCAAGCTCATTGTTGAGCGGCAATCCTTTGATATGGGGCAGCTCATCCGCGAAATCCTGGACGAAACCAGCCTCACCGTCAGCACGCATACCATCAGCCTGCAAAGCACCGCCCCGGCAGTGGTTACCGCCGACCGCGACAAGATCAGCTCCGTGCTGTCAAACCTCATCAGCAATGCGGTTAAATATTCGCCGGCGGGCGGCACCATCGCTATCGATTACCAGCTTGCCGGGCAAACCCTTACGGTAAGCGTAAAGGACCAGGGCATGGGCATCAGCCCCGGCGATCTCGACAAAATTTTTGAACGCTATTACCGCGTTGAAGCCGCCGAAATGCGCAATATCTCCGGCTTCGGCATCGGCCTGTACCTCAGCGCCGAAATCATTAAACGCCATAACGGCACCATCCGCGCCGAAAGCAGCGAGGGCGAAGGTTCTGTTTTTTCGTTTACGCTACCGGTTGATTAA
- a CDS encoding carboxypeptidase-like regulatory domain-containing protein, with protein sequence MMRRIWIILFLALPFTGFAQYSISGRVINKNDQKPVADASVFLNNASAGTKTADNGTFTLTNVRPGQYDLVVSIIGYETVHQPIMVNKDLRLGDILISPKTIALNEVKIMPPGDRDKYYQKFLRLFFGYGEFAADCKILNPDLLDFDYDRPAKVFTASSSDYLEIENKALGYRIKYFLNNFKNDEKSGVLYFEGTAAFSEMQGKPSAVRRWVKNRLKVYQGSSMHFLRSAIANDIETEGFRVLKLIRTPDTAKSVTGIPRYKETLVSKPYLNVSDFIRTTDIPGEYALGYPDCLYIMYAKKWAHQAIKNPAAPLPDKPAFLDDPVCTTLIFNGAYSYFDANGIIINPQSILFEGAWGIGGVAELLPVDYVPGEVGKVDGP encoded by the coding sequence ATGATGCGGCGGATCTGGATCATCTTATTTTTAGCATTGCCTTTTACGGGCTTTGCCCAATATTCCATTTCCGGCAGGGTGATCAACAAAAACGATCAAAAGCCCGTAGCCGATGCCAGCGTATTTTTAAATAACGCTAGCGCCGGTACCAAAACTGCGGACAACGGAACCTTTACCCTCACCAACGTGCGGCCCGGGCAGTATGACCTGGTGGTATCTATTATCGGGTATGAAACCGTTCATCAGCCTATTATGGTGAATAAGGACCTCCGGCTGGGCGATATCCTCATCAGCCCAAAAACAATCGCCCTAAACGAAGTAAAAATAATGCCGCCCGGCGACCGGGATAAATACTACCAAAAGTTTTTACGGCTTTTTTTTGGCTACGGCGAGTTTGCGGCAGATTGTAAAATATTAAACCCCGACCTGCTGGATTTTGATTACGACCGACCGGCGAAGGTATTTACGGCCTCTTCGTCGGATTATTTGGAGATTGAGAACAAAGCCCTGGGTTACCGCATCAAATATTTTTTAAACAATTTTAAGAATGATGAGAAATCGGGTGTTTTATATTTCGAAGGGACGGCGGCTTTCAGCGAGATGCAGGGCAAACCATCGGCAGTACGCAGGTGGGTAAAAAACAGGCTGAAAGTTTACCAGGGCTCCAGTATGCACTTTTTGCGCTCAGCCATCGCCAATGATATAGAAACGGAGGGCTTCAGGGTGCTGAAGCTGATCAGAACGCCCGACACGGCGAAAAGCGTAACCGGTATCCCCCGTTATAAGGAAACCCTGGTAAGCAAACCTTATTTAAACGTCAGCGATTTTATCCGCACCACCGATATACCGGGCGAATATGCACTGGGCTATCCCGATTGCCTTTATATAATGTACGCCAAAAAATGGGCACACCAGGCTATAAAAAATCCTGCTGCTCCCCTGCCGGATAAACCTGCATTTTTGGACGACCCGGTATGCACTACCCTCATCTTCAACGGGGCCTATAGCTATTTTGATGCAAACGGCATTATCATTAACCCCCAAAGTATTCTTTTTGAAGGCGCCTGGGGAATCGGTGGCGTAGCGGAATTACTGCCGGTGGATTATGTGCCGGGGGAAGTTGGGAAAGTTGATGGGCCATAG
- a CDS encoding enoyl-ACP reductase FabI, with protein MAYNLLKGKKGIIFGALNEQSIAWKVAQRAVTEGAEIILTNAPIALRMGELNKLAEECNAPVIAADVTSNDDITNLFTKSQEHFGGGVDFVLHSIGMSVNVRKGISYPENNYDFTHKGLDISALSLHRVLQTAMKMDAINDWGSVVALTYIAAQRVFPDYNDMSDNKAYLESIARNFGYYYGVKKKVRINTVSQSPTRTTAGSGVKGFDGFINYAEKMSPLGNASADQCADYCVSLFSDLTKMVTMQNLFHDGGFSFTGVTQAIIEQMEK; from the coding sequence ATGGCATACAATTTATTAAAAGGTAAAAAAGGGATCATTTTTGGAGCGCTGAACGAGCAGTCCATTGCCTGGAAAGTAGCACAACGTGCTGTAACAGAAGGCGCTGAAATTATTTTAACCAATGCCCCTATTGCCTTGCGCATGGGCGAATTAAACAAACTCGCCGAAGAATGTAATGCCCCCGTAATAGCGGCTGATGTAACCAGCAACGACGATATTACCAACCTGTTTACCAAAAGCCAGGAACATTTTGGCGGCGGCGTTGATTTTGTTTTACACTCCATAGGTATGAGTGTTAACGTACGCAAAGGCATCAGCTATCCTGAAAATAATTACGATTTTACCCACAAAGGGTTAGATATATCTGCATTAAGCCTGCACAGGGTATTGCAAACCGCCATGAAAATGGATGCCATTAATGATTGGGGATCCGTAGTGGCCCTTACCTATATTGCCGCACAAAGGGTATTCCCTGATTATAATGATATGTCGGACAATAAAGCCTACCTGGAAAGCATTGCCCGCAACTTTGGTTACTACTACGGGGTTAAAAAGAAAGTGCGCATCAATACCGTATCACAATCGCCAACCCGCACTACTGCAGGATCAGGCGTTAAAGGGTTTGACGGTTTTATCAATTATGCCGAAAAAATGAGCCCGCTGGGTAATGCCAGCGCCGACCAATGCGCCGATTACTGCGTGAGCTTATTCTCTGACCTTACTAAAATGGTGACCATGCAAAACCTGTTTCATGATGGTGGTTTCAGCTTTACCGGCGTAACCCAGGCCATTATTGAGCAGATGGAAAAGTAG
- a CDS encoding type I restriction-modification system subunit M — protein MTAEQIKELEDSLWQAADKLRVDSGLKASEYATPILGLIFLRFASIKYNKVKKDIEAELEAQKSSRMQREKHEIAIDKYGFYLPPEAEYDYLLNLPEKEDIAKAIKVAMEKVELYKPELKDSLPKDEYFKLVNDQDKTLPKTLLKYFKDIPEDATGDVFGKVYEYFLAEFALAEGQGGGEFFTPTSVVKLMVEIIEPYRGKILDPACGSGGMFVQSSYFIDRRKEELHDTDNKDLFVCGVERTPETVKLARMNLAVNGLRGEIKPANSYYDDPFDSYQNFDFVMANPPFNVDDVNLDRVKAQKRFSEYGIPQNKTKSSAKKKEKEVDTVPNANYLWINLFATSLKPEGRAALVMANSASDARNSEADIRKNLIKAGVIDCMLTLPKNMFYTVTLPATLWFFDKSKAGSEPKVLFIDARNIFRQVTRALREFTEEHIQNIATIMRLHRGETERLTQLLESYQQKAEDYEVKANALEPSVNEAVAEYDDAKLVWDEIQDRITTGKGEAKQLKNELGKAGTALTKAQKAKEELEKEYKALTDKVAYFNGHINWLNERFPNGVYDDVIGLCKSASLKDIEEQDYSLNPGRYVGVVIDEDGLTEEEFLSEMKGRHKTLTILNAKARDLENSIESSFNILSL, from the coding sequence ATGACAGCGGAACAGATAAAGGAATTGGAAGACAGCCTCTGGCAGGCAGCAGATAAATTACGGGTTGACAGTGGGTTAAAGGCAAGCGAGTATGCAACCCCTATTTTAGGGTTGATTTTTCTGCGTTTTGCCTCTATAAAATACAACAAGGTAAAAAAGGATATTGAAGCGGAACTCGAAGCGCAGAAAAGCAGCCGCATGCAAAGGGAAAAGCACGAAATAGCGATTGATAAATACGGTTTTTATTTGCCGCCCGAAGCGGAATATGATTACCTGCTTAACCTGCCCGAAAAGGAAGACATTGCCAAGGCCATAAAGGTGGCGATGGAAAAAGTTGAATTGTATAAACCTGAATTAAAGGATAGTTTACCAAAAGACGAATATTTTAAACTGGTGAACGACCAGGATAAAACCCTGCCCAAAACCTTGTTAAAGTATTTTAAGGATATACCTGAGGATGCTACAGGCGATGTTTTCGGAAAGGTTTATGAATACTTTTTGGCAGAGTTTGCATTGGCTGAAGGCCAGGGCGGCGGCGAGTTTTTTACGCCGACCAGCGTAGTGAAATTGATGGTAGAAATTATTGAACCCTACCGGGGCAAGATACTTGACCCGGCCTGTGGCAGCGGTGGTATGTTTGTACAAAGCTCGTATTTTATCGACCGGCGTAAAGAGGAATTGCACGATACCGATAACAAAGACCTGTTTGTTTGCGGCGTAGAGCGCACACCGGAAACCGTAAAGCTGGCACGGATGAACCTTGCGGTAAATGGTTTGCGCGGCGAGATAAAACCGGCAAACAGCTATTATGACGACCCGTTTGACAGTTACCAAAACTTTGATTTTGTAATGGCTAATCCGCCGTTTAATGTGGACGACGTAAACCTCGACCGGGTTAAAGCTCAAAAACGTTTTAGCGAATACGGCATACCGCAAAACAAAACCAAAAGCAGCGCCAAAAAGAAAGAAAAGGAAGTTGATACCGTGCCTAATGCGAATTATTTATGGATCAATCTTTTTGCAACCTCGTTAAAACCAGAAGGTAGGGCGGCCCTGGTAATGGCCAATAGCGCCAGTGATGCCCGCAACAGCGAAGCCGACATCCGTAAAAACTTAATAAAAGCCGGGGTAATTGATTGCATGCTTACCCTGCCCAAAAATATGTTTTACACGGTTACCTTACCGGCTACACTCTGGTTTTTCGATAAATCAAAAGCCGGCTCCGAACCAAAAGTATTGTTTATTGATGCCCGGAATATTTTCAGGCAGGTTACCCGCGCTTTGAGGGAGTTTACAGAGGAGCATATCCAAAACATTGCCACCATTATGCGGCTGCACCGTGGTGAAACGGAGCGGTTAACGCAACTGCTGGAAAGCTACCAACAAAAGGCGGAGGATTATGAAGTGAAAGCAAATGCGCTGGAACCATCGGTAAATGAAGCCGTTGCAGAATATGATGACGCAAAATTAGTTTGGGATGAAATACAGGACAGGATTACCACTGGTAAAGGCGAGGCCAAACAATTGAAAAATGAATTGGGCAAAGCCGGTACAGCTTTAACCAAAGCCCAAAAAGCAAAAGAAGAACTTGAAAAAGAATATAAAGCCCTGACCGATAAGGTGGCTTATTTTAATGGACATATCAATTGGCTGAATGAGCGTTTCCCCAATGGCGTATATGATGATGTGATAGGATTATGTAAATCTGCTTCATTGAAAGATATTGAAGAGCAGGATTATAGTTTAAACCCTGGGCGGTATGTAGGGGTGGTAATTGACGAGGACGGTTTGACAGAGGAAGAATTTTTGTCAGAAATGAAAGGGCGTCATAAAACATTGACTATCTTGAATGCAAAAGCGAGAGATTTGGAAAATAGTATTGAAAGTAGTTTTAACATCCTATCGCTATAA